The following are encoded in a window of Gavia stellata isolate bGavSte3 chromosome 33, bGavSte3.hap2, whole genome shotgun sequence genomic DNA:
- the LOC132320095 gene encoding sodium/potassium-transporting ATPase subunit alpha-2 isoform X1, whose protein sequence is MMPVATVTPMLAVTSMPMAGREYSPAATTSENGGGKRKQKEKELDELKKEVNLDDHKLSLDELGRKYQVDLSRGLTNARAAEILVQDGPNALTPPPTTPEWVKFCRQLFGGFSILLWIGAILCFLAYGIQAAMEDEPSNDNLYLGVVLAAVVIVTGCFSYYQEAKSSKIMDSFKNMVPQQALVIREGEKIQINAENVVVGDLVEVKGGDRVPADMRIISSHGCKVDNSSLTGESEPQTRSPEFTHENPLETRNICFFSTNCVEGTARGIVISTGDRTVMGRIASLASGLEVGRTPIAMEIEHFIRLITGVAVFLGLSFFILSLILGYTWLEAVIFLIGIIVANVPEGLLATVTVCLTLTAKRMARKNCLVKNLEAVETLGSTSTICSDKTGTLTQNRMTVAHMWFDNQIHEADTTEDQSGATFDKRSPTWAALARIAGLCNRAVFKPGQENISISKRDTAGDASESALLKCIQLSCGSVKKMRDKNPKVTEIPFNSTNKYQLSIHEREEDPQGYLLVMKGAPERILDRCSRILLQGQEVPLDQEMREAFQNAYLELGGLGERVLGFCHLYLPPDKFPRGFRFDADEVNFPTSNLCFVGLMSMIDPPRAAVPDAVGKCRSAGIKVIMVTGDHPITAKAIAKGVGIISEGNETVEDIAARLNIPVSQVNPREAKACVVHGSDLKDMTSEQLDEILKNHTEIVFARTSPQQKLIIVEGCQRQGAIVAVTGDGVNDSPALKKADIGIAMGIAGSDVSKQAADMILLDDNFASIVTGVEEGRLIFDNLKKSIAYTLTSNIPEITPFLLFIIANIPLPLGTVTILCIDLGTDMVPAISLAYEAAESDIMKRQPRNPRTDKLVNERLISMAYGQIGMIQALGGFFTYFVILAENGFLPGTLVGIRLAWDDRSTNDLEDSYGQEWTYEQRKVVEFTCHTAFFASIVVVQWADLIICKTRRNSVFQQGMKNKILIFGLLEETALAAFLSYCPGMGVALRMYPLKVTWWFCAFPYSLLIFAYDEVRKLILRRYPGGWVEKETYY, encoded by the exons ATGATGCCTGTGGCCACGGTGACCCCCATGCTGGCGGTGACATCCATGCCCATG GCCGGCCGGGAGTACTCGCCCGCTGCCACCACCTCCGAGAATGGGGGCGGcaagaggaagcagaaggagaaggagctggaTGAGCTGAAGAAGGAGGTCAACTTG GATGACCACAAGCTGTCCCTGGATGAGCTGGGCAGGAAGTACCAGGTGGACCTGTCCCGG GGCCTGACCAACGCGCGGGCGGCCGAGATCCTGGTGCAGGATGGCCCCAACGCCCTGAcgcccccccccaccacccccgaGTGGGTCAAGTTCTGCCGGCAGCTCTTCGGGGGGTTCTCCATCCTGCTCTGGATCGGGGCCATCCTCTGCTTCCTGGCCTACGGCATCCAGGCCGCCATGGAGGACGAGCCCTCCAACGACAAC CTGTACCTGGGGGTGGTACTGGCTGCCGTCGTCATCGTCACGGGCTGCTTCTCCTACTACCAAGAGGCCAAAAGCTCCAAGATCATGGACTCCTTCAAGAACATGGTGCCCCAG CAAGCGCTGGTGATCCGCGAGGGCGAGAAGATCCAGATCAACGCGGAGAACGTGGTGGTGGGCGACTTGGTGGAGGTGAAGGGGGGGGACCGGGTGCCCGCGGACATGCGCATCATCTCCTCCCACGGCTGCAAG GTGGACAACTCGTCGCTGACGGGGGAGTCGGAGCCGCAGACCCGCTCGCCCGAGTTCACCCACGAGAACCCGCTGGAGACACGCAACATCTGCTTCTTCTCCACCAACTGTGTGGAAG GCACTGCCCGCGGCATAGTCATCTCCACGGGGGACCGGACGGTGATGGGGCGCATCGCTTCGCTGGCCTCGGGGCTGGAGGTGGGGCGCACACCCATCGCCATGGAGATCGAGCACTTCATCCGCCTCATCACTGGTGTCGCAGTCTTCCTCGGCCTCTCCTTCTTCATCCTCTCCCTCATCCTGGGCTACACTTGGCTGGAGGCCGTCATCTTCCTCATCGGCATCATCGTGGCCAATGTTCCCGAGGGGCTGCTGGCCACTGTCACC GTGTGCCTGACGCTGACGGCCAAGCGGATGGCGCGCAAGAACTGCCTGGTGAAGAACCTGGAGGCGGTGGAGACGCTGGGCTCCACCTCCACCATCTGCTCCGACAAGACGGGGACCCTCACCCAGAACCGCATGACCGTCGCCCACATGTGGTTCGACAACCAGATCCACGAGGCCGACACCACCGAGGACCAGTCGG GTGCCACCTTTGACAAGCGCTCGCCCACCTGGGCGGCACTGGCACGCATCGCCGGGCTCTGCAACCGCGCCGTCTTCAAGCCGGGCCAGGAAAACATCTCCATTTCCAAG CGGGACACGGCAGGCGACGCCTCGGAGTCGGCGCTGCTGAAGTGCATCCAGCTCTCCTGCGGCTCCGTCAAGAAGATGCGGGACAAGAACCCCAAAGTCACCGAGATCCCCTTCAACTCCACCAACAAGTACCAG CTCTCCATCCACGAGCGGGAGGAGGACCCCCAGGGGTACCTGCTGGTGATGAAGGGGGCCCCCGAGCGCATCCTGGACCGCTGCTCCCGCATCCtgctgcagggccaggaggTGCCGCTGGACCAGGAGATGCGGGAGGCCTTCCAGAACGCCTAcctggagctgggggggctgggggagcgcgTCCTGG GTTTCTGCCACCTCTACCTGCCCCCGGACAAGTTCCCCCGTGGGTTCAGGTTTGACGCCGACGAGGTCAACTTTCCCACCAGCAACCTCTGCTTCGTGGGGCTGATGTCCATGATAGacccgccccgcgccgccgtcCCCGATGCCGTTGGCAAGTGCCGCAGTGCCGGCATCAAG GTGATCATGGTGACCGGGGACCACCCCATCACGGCCAAGGCCATTGCCAAGGGGGTGGGCATCATCTCGGAGGGCAACGAGACGGTGGAGGACATCGCCGCCCGCCTCAACATCCCCGTCAGCCAGGTCAACCCCCG GGAGGCGAAGGCCTGCGTGGTGCACGGCTCCGACCTGAAGGACATGACCTCGGAGCAGCTGGACGAGATCCTCAAGAACCACACCGAGATCGTCTTCGCCCGCACGTCCCCCCAGCAGAAGCTCATCATCGTGGAGGGCTGCCAGCGGCAG GGTGCCATCGTGGCGGTGACGGGGGATGGGGTGAACGACTCCCCGGCACTGAAGAAGGCCGACATTGGCATTGCCATGGGCATCGCCGGCTCCGACGTCTCCAAGCAGGCGGCCGACATGATCCTTCTTGATGACAACTTTGCCTCCATTGTCACCGGTGTGGAGGAAG GGCGCTTGATCTTCGACAACCTGAAGAAGTCCATCGCCTACACCCTGACCAGCAACATCCCCGAGATcacccccttcctcctcttcatcatcGCCAACATCCCCCTGCCCCTGGGCACCGTCACCATCCTCTGCATCGACCTGGGCACCGACATG GTCCCCGCCATCTCCCTGGCGTATGAGGCAGCCGAGAGCGACATCATGAAGCGGCAGCCCCGGAACCCTCGGACCGACAAGCTGGTGAACGAGAGGCTCATCAGCATGGCCTACGGGCAGATCG GGATGATCCAGGCACTGGGCGGTTTCTTCACCTACTTCGTGATCCTGGCGGAGAACGGCTTCCTGCCCGGCACGCTGGTGGGCATCCGCCTGGCCTGGGACGACCGCTCCACCAACGACCTGGAGGACTCCTACGGCCAAGAGTGG ACCTACGAGCAGCGGAAGGTGGTGGAGTTCACCTGCCACACCGCCTTCTTCGCCAGCATCGTGGTGGTGCAATGGGCCGACCTCATCATCTGCAAGACCCGCCGCAACTCCGTCTTCCAGCAGGGCATGAA GAACAAGATCCTGATCTTcgggctgctggaggagacGGCGTTGGCCGCGTTCCTCTCCTACTGCCCCGGCATGGGGGTGGCCCTGCGCATGTACCCCCTCAA ggtCACCTGGTGGTTCTGCGCCTTCCCCTACAGCCTCCTCATCTTCGCCTACGACGAGGTGCGCAAACTCATCCTGCGCCGCTACCCCGGCG gctgggtggagaaggAGACCTACTACTAG
- the KCNJ9 gene encoding G protein-activated inward rectifier potassium channel 3: protein MAQDNAAFCGVPEGVPGEAKPPPVPPRRRGASARKRQRYVEKDGKCNVQHGNVRETYRYLTDIFTTLVDLKWRFSLLVFILAYAVTWLFFGLIWWFIAYCRGDLDHLEDHAWTPCVNNLNGFVSAFLFSIETETTIGYGHRVITDKCPEGIVLLLLQAILGSMVNAFMVGCMFVKISQPNKRAETLVFSSHAVVSLRDDRLCLMFRVGDLRDSHIVEASIRAKLIKSKQTQEGEFIPLDQTDLSVGFETGDDRLFLVSPLIISHEIDERSPFWDVSRHQLEKDDFEIVVILEGMVEATGMTCQARSSYLADEVLWGHRFTPLLSLEEGFYEVDYGGFHQTVPVPTPACSARQLAAAAARRDAHLYWSIPSRLDQPLEEAAAAAAGEGDPDTPRESNGTLASPEAR from the exons ATGGCACAGGACAACGCCGCCTTTTGCGGGGTCCCCGAGGGGGTCCCCGGGGAGGCGAAgccccccccggtgcccccccgaCGGCGGGGGGCCAGCGCCCGCAAGCGCCAGCGTTACGTGGAGAAGGACGGCAAGTGCAACGTGCAACACGGGAACGTGCGGGAGACCTACCGCTACCTCACCGACATCTTCACCACCTTGGTGGACCTCAAGTGGCGCTTCAGCCTCCTCGTCTTCATCCTCGCCTACGCCGTCACCTGGCTCTTCTTCGGCCTCATCTGGTGGTTCATCGCCTACTGCCGGGGGGACCTGGACCACCTGGAGGACCACGCCTGGACGCCCTGCGTCAACAACCTCAACGGCTTCGTCTCcgccttcctcttctccatcGAGACGGAGACCACCATCGGCTACGGCCACCGCGTCATCACCGACAAGTGTCCCGAAGGCatcgtgctgctgctgctccaggccATCCTGGGCTCCATGGTCAACGCCTTCATGGTGGGCTGCATGTTCGTGAAGATCTCCCAGCCCAACAAACGAGCTGAGACCTTGGTCTTCTCCTCCCACGCCGTGGTCTCCCTGCGGGACGACCGCCTCTGCCTGATGTTTCGCGTGGGCGACCTGCGGGACTCGCACATCGTGGAGGCCTCCATCCGCGCCAAGCTCATCAAGTCCAAGCAGACGCAGGAGGGCGAGTTCATCCCCCTGGACCAGACCGACCTGAGCGTGGGCTTCGAGACGGGCGACGACCGCCTCTTCCTCGTCTCGCCCCTCATCATCAGCCACGAGATCGACGAGCGCAGCCCCTTCTGGGACGTCTCGCGGCACCAGCTGGAGAAGGACGATTTCGAGATCGTTGTCATCCTCGAGGGAATGGTGGAGGCCACAG GGATGACGTGCCAGGCTCGGAGCTCGTACCTGGCGGACGAGGTGCTGTGGGGCCACCGCTTCACCCCGCTGCTGAGCCTGGAGGAGGGCTTCTACGAGGTGGACTACGGGGGCTTCCACCAGACCGTGCCCGTGCCCACCCCGGCCTGCAGTGCCCGGCagctggcggcggcggccgcccgccgcgATGCCCACCTCTACTGGTCCATCCCCAGTCGCCTGGACCAGCCGctggaggaggcggcggcggcggcggcgggagagGGGGACCCCGACACCCCCCGGGAGAGCAACGGCACCCTGGCCAGCCCCGAGGCGCGGTGA
- the CASQ1 gene encoding calsequestrin-1, which produces MGVWGWVLVLLALGAGGPGAAGEGLDFPTYDGLDRVLPVTLKNYKAMLKRFPVLALLHHRPGRGDRGAQRHREMEELVLELAAQVLEHKGVGFGLVDSEKDAVVAKKLGLTEEDSIYVFKEDEVIEYDGELAADTLVEFLLDVLEDPVEFIEGDHELQAFENIEDDPKLIGYFKNKDSEHFKAFEEAAEEFHPYIPFFATFDSKAAKKLTLKLNEVDFYEPFMEEPLTIPDRPNSKEEIVAFVEEHKRATLRKLKPESMYETWEDDMDGIHIVAFAEEDDPDGFEFLEILKDVARDNTDNPDLSILWIDPEDFPLLIPYWEKTFNIDLSRPQIGVVNVTDADSVWLEMADEDDLPGPAELEEWIEDVLAGDINTEDDDDDDDDDDDDDDDD; this is translated from the exons atgggggtctgggggtgggtgctggtgctgctggcgctgggggccgggggcccGGGGGCAGCCGGGGAGGGCCTGGACTTCCCCACCTACGACGGGCTGGACCGGGTGCTGCCCGTCACCCTGAAGAACTACAAGGCGATGCTGAAGCGGTTCCCGGTGCTGGCCCTGCTCCATCACCGCCCCGGCCGGGGCGACCGGGGGGCCCAGCGCCACCGCGAGATGGAGGAGCTGGTCCTGGAG ctggcagctcagGTGCTGGAGCACAAGGGAGTGGGCTTCGGCCTCGTCGACTCCGAGAAGGACGCGGTTGTCGCCAAAAAGCTGG GCCTGACGGAGGAGGACAGCATCTACGTGTTCAAGGAGGACGAGGTGATCGAGTACGACGGGGAGCTGGCAGCGGACACGCTGGTGGAGTTCCTGCTGGAT gTGCTGGAGGACCCAGTGGAGTTTATTGAGGGCGACCACGAGCTCCAGGCCTTCGAGAACATCGAGGATGACCCCAAACTCATTGGCTACTTCAAGAACAAGGACTCAGAGC ACTTCAAGGCCTTTGAGGAAGCGGCGGAGGAGTTTCACCCCTACATCCCCTTCTTCGCCACCTTTGACAGCAAG GCGGCCAAGAAGCTCACCCTGAAGCTGAATGAGGTCGACTTCTACGAGCCCTTCATGGAGGAGCCACTGACCATCCCCGACCGGCCCAACAGCAAGGAGGAGATCGTGGCCTTCGTAGAGGAGCACAAGCG GGCCACTCTGAGGAAACTCAAACCCGAGAGCATGTACGAGACCTGG GAGGATGACATGGATGGAATCCACATCGTGGCCTTCGCAGAGGAGGATGATCCGG ACGGGTTCGAGTTCCTGGAGATCCTGAAGGACGTGGCCCGGGACAACACGGACAACCCCGACCTCAGCATCCTCTGGATCGACCCCGAGGATTTCCCACTG CTCATCCCCTACTGGGAGAAAACCTTCAACATCGACCTGTCCCGGCCCCAGATCGGGGTGGTCAACGTCACCGAC GCTGACAGCGTGTGGCTGGAGATGGCGGACGAGGACGACCTGCCCGGCCCGGCGGAGCTGGAGGAGTGGATCGAGGACGTGCTGGCGGGAGACATCAACACCGAGGACGACGACGACGATGATgacgatgatgatgatgatgacgaTGACGACTAG
- the LOC132320095 gene encoding sodium/potassium-transporting ATPase subunit alpha-2 isoform X2 — translation MGRGAGREYSPAATTSENGGGKRKQKEKELDELKKEVNLDDHKLSLDELGRKYQVDLSRGLTNARAAEILVQDGPNALTPPPTTPEWVKFCRQLFGGFSILLWIGAILCFLAYGIQAAMEDEPSNDNLYLGVVLAAVVIVTGCFSYYQEAKSSKIMDSFKNMVPQQALVIREGEKIQINAENVVVGDLVEVKGGDRVPADMRIISSHGCKVDNSSLTGESEPQTRSPEFTHENPLETRNICFFSTNCVEGTARGIVISTGDRTVMGRIASLASGLEVGRTPIAMEIEHFIRLITGVAVFLGLSFFILSLILGYTWLEAVIFLIGIIVANVPEGLLATVTVCLTLTAKRMARKNCLVKNLEAVETLGSTSTICSDKTGTLTQNRMTVAHMWFDNQIHEADTTEDQSGATFDKRSPTWAALARIAGLCNRAVFKPGQENISISKRDTAGDASESALLKCIQLSCGSVKKMRDKNPKVTEIPFNSTNKYQLSIHEREEDPQGYLLVMKGAPERILDRCSRILLQGQEVPLDQEMREAFQNAYLELGGLGERVLGFCHLYLPPDKFPRGFRFDADEVNFPTSNLCFVGLMSMIDPPRAAVPDAVGKCRSAGIKVIMVTGDHPITAKAIAKGVGIISEGNETVEDIAARLNIPVSQVNPREAKACVVHGSDLKDMTSEQLDEILKNHTEIVFARTSPQQKLIIVEGCQRQGAIVAVTGDGVNDSPALKKADIGIAMGIAGSDVSKQAADMILLDDNFASIVTGVEEGRLIFDNLKKSIAYTLTSNIPEITPFLLFIIANIPLPLGTVTILCIDLGTDMVPAISLAYEAAESDIMKRQPRNPRTDKLVNERLISMAYGQIGMIQALGGFFTYFVILAENGFLPGTLVGIRLAWDDRSTNDLEDSYGQEWTYEQRKVVEFTCHTAFFASIVVVQWADLIICKTRRNSVFQQGMKNKILIFGLLEETALAAFLSYCPGMGVALRMYPLKVTWWFCAFPYSLLIFAYDEVRKLILRRYPGGWVEKETYY, via the exons ATGGGCAGAGGG GCCGGCCGGGAGTACTCGCCCGCTGCCACCACCTCCGAGAATGGGGGCGGcaagaggaagcagaaggagaaggagctggaTGAGCTGAAGAAGGAGGTCAACTTG GATGACCACAAGCTGTCCCTGGATGAGCTGGGCAGGAAGTACCAGGTGGACCTGTCCCGG GGCCTGACCAACGCGCGGGCGGCCGAGATCCTGGTGCAGGATGGCCCCAACGCCCTGAcgcccccccccaccacccccgaGTGGGTCAAGTTCTGCCGGCAGCTCTTCGGGGGGTTCTCCATCCTGCTCTGGATCGGGGCCATCCTCTGCTTCCTGGCCTACGGCATCCAGGCCGCCATGGAGGACGAGCCCTCCAACGACAAC CTGTACCTGGGGGTGGTACTGGCTGCCGTCGTCATCGTCACGGGCTGCTTCTCCTACTACCAAGAGGCCAAAAGCTCCAAGATCATGGACTCCTTCAAGAACATGGTGCCCCAG CAAGCGCTGGTGATCCGCGAGGGCGAGAAGATCCAGATCAACGCGGAGAACGTGGTGGTGGGCGACTTGGTGGAGGTGAAGGGGGGGGACCGGGTGCCCGCGGACATGCGCATCATCTCCTCCCACGGCTGCAAG GTGGACAACTCGTCGCTGACGGGGGAGTCGGAGCCGCAGACCCGCTCGCCCGAGTTCACCCACGAGAACCCGCTGGAGACACGCAACATCTGCTTCTTCTCCACCAACTGTGTGGAAG GCACTGCCCGCGGCATAGTCATCTCCACGGGGGACCGGACGGTGATGGGGCGCATCGCTTCGCTGGCCTCGGGGCTGGAGGTGGGGCGCACACCCATCGCCATGGAGATCGAGCACTTCATCCGCCTCATCACTGGTGTCGCAGTCTTCCTCGGCCTCTCCTTCTTCATCCTCTCCCTCATCCTGGGCTACACTTGGCTGGAGGCCGTCATCTTCCTCATCGGCATCATCGTGGCCAATGTTCCCGAGGGGCTGCTGGCCACTGTCACC GTGTGCCTGACGCTGACGGCCAAGCGGATGGCGCGCAAGAACTGCCTGGTGAAGAACCTGGAGGCGGTGGAGACGCTGGGCTCCACCTCCACCATCTGCTCCGACAAGACGGGGACCCTCACCCAGAACCGCATGACCGTCGCCCACATGTGGTTCGACAACCAGATCCACGAGGCCGACACCACCGAGGACCAGTCGG GTGCCACCTTTGACAAGCGCTCGCCCACCTGGGCGGCACTGGCACGCATCGCCGGGCTCTGCAACCGCGCCGTCTTCAAGCCGGGCCAGGAAAACATCTCCATTTCCAAG CGGGACACGGCAGGCGACGCCTCGGAGTCGGCGCTGCTGAAGTGCATCCAGCTCTCCTGCGGCTCCGTCAAGAAGATGCGGGACAAGAACCCCAAAGTCACCGAGATCCCCTTCAACTCCACCAACAAGTACCAG CTCTCCATCCACGAGCGGGAGGAGGACCCCCAGGGGTACCTGCTGGTGATGAAGGGGGCCCCCGAGCGCATCCTGGACCGCTGCTCCCGCATCCtgctgcagggccaggaggTGCCGCTGGACCAGGAGATGCGGGAGGCCTTCCAGAACGCCTAcctggagctgggggggctgggggagcgcgTCCTGG GTTTCTGCCACCTCTACCTGCCCCCGGACAAGTTCCCCCGTGGGTTCAGGTTTGACGCCGACGAGGTCAACTTTCCCACCAGCAACCTCTGCTTCGTGGGGCTGATGTCCATGATAGacccgccccgcgccgccgtcCCCGATGCCGTTGGCAAGTGCCGCAGTGCCGGCATCAAG GTGATCATGGTGACCGGGGACCACCCCATCACGGCCAAGGCCATTGCCAAGGGGGTGGGCATCATCTCGGAGGGCAACGAGACGGTGGAGGACATCGCCGCCCGCCTCAACATCCCCGTCAGCCAGGTCAACCCCCG GGAGGCGAAGGCCTGCGTGGTGCACGGCTCCGACCTGAAGGACATGACCTCGGAGCAGCTGGACGAGATCCTCAAGAACCACACCGAGATCGTCTTCGCCCGCACGTCCCCCCAGCAGAAGCTCATCATCGTGGAGGGCTGCCAGCGGCAG GGTGCCATCGTGGCGGTGACGGGGGATGGGGTGAACGACTCCCCGGCACTGAAGAAGGCCGACATTGGCATTGCCATGGGCATCGCCGGCTCCGACGTCTCCAAGCAGGCGGCCGACATGATCCTTCTTGATGACAACTTTGCCTCCATTGTCACCGGTGTGGAGGAAG GGCGCTTGATCTTCGACAACCTGAAGAAGTCCATCGCCTACACCCTGACCAGCAACATCCCCGAGATcacccccttcctcctcttcatcatcGCCAACATCCCCCTGCCCCTGGGCACCGTCACCATCCTCTGCATCGACCTGGGCACCGACATG GTCCCCGCCATCTCCCTGGCGTATGAGGCAGCCGAGAGCGACATCATGAAGCGGCAGCCCCGGAACCCTCGGACCGACAAGCTGGTGAACGAGAGGCTCATCAGCATGGCCTACGGGCAGATCG GGATGATCCAGGCACTGGGCGGTTTCTTCACCTACTTCGTGATCCTGGCGGAGAACGGCTTCCTGCCCGGCACGCTGGTGGGCATCCGCCTGGCCTGGGACGACCGCTCCACCAACGACCTGGAGGACTCCTACGGCCAAGAGTGG ACCTACGAGCAGCGGAAGGTGGTGGAGTTCACCTGCCACACCGCCTTCTTCGCCAGCATCGTGGTGGTGCAATGGGCCGACCTCATCATCTGCAAGACCCGCCGCAACTCCGTCTTCCAGCAGGGCATGAA GAACAAGATCCTGATCTTcgggctgctggaggagacGGCGTTGGCCGCGTTCCTCTCCTACTGCCCCGGCATGGGGGTGGCCCTGCGCATGTACCCCCTCAA ggtCACCTGGTGGTTCTGCGCCTTCCCCTACAGCCTCCTCATCTTCGCCTACGACGAGGTGCGCAAACTCATCCTGCGCCGCTACCCCGGCG gctgggtggagaaggAGACCTACTACTAG